The stretch of DNA TGCGCCGGTCGATGCGCTTGTCGCCCCGGGCAAGGAAGGCGACGCGCTCCACCAGTTCGGAGACGAAGGGCGGGATGGAAACGGGGGACGAGTCCGCCCGGTTCACCCACGCTTCGTTGGCGGTGATCTCCATTCCCTCTTCCGCGGACCGCGGGTAGTGCGTCAGGATTTCGGCGCCGATGCGGTCCTTGAGCGGGGTGATGATCTTGCCGCGCGCCGTGTAGTCCTCCGGGTTGGCGCTGAACACCAGCATCACGTCCAGCGGCAGGCGGACGGGGTATCCCTTGATCTGGATGTCGCCTTCCTGCAGCACGTTGAACAGGCCCACCTGCACCTTGCCCGACAGGTCCGGCAGTTCGTTGATGGCAAAGATGCCGCGGTTGGCGCGCGGCAGCAGGCCGAAGTTGATGGTGAGTTCGTCGCTCAGCAGGTGCCCGCCCCGCGCCGCGCGGATGGGGTCCATGTCGCCGATGAGGTCCGCCACGGTCACGTCGGGCGTGGCGAGCTTTTCCACGTAGCGCCGGTCCGGCCCGATCCACTCGATGGGCGCGTCGTCGCCGGCCTGCTCGATGAGCTGCCTGCCGTGCTTGCTGATGGGCGCAAAGGGATCGTCGTTCACCTCGCTTCCCGCCAGCACCGGGATTTCCGGGTCCAGCAGGGTGGCGAGCTGGCGCAGAATGCGGCTCTTGGCCTGCCCGCGCAGCCCCAGCAGGATGAAGTTGTGGCGCGAAAGCACGGCGTTCACGAGCGACGGGACGACGCTGTCCTCGTAGCCCACGATGCCGGGAAAGAGCGGTCCGCCGGCCTTGAGCCGGGCGACCAGGTTGTCGCGGATCTCCGCCTTTACGGAGCGCGGGCGGTAGCCGGCGGCGCGCAGGGCGCCGAGCGTCGTGGGGCGCTGCGTCATGACTCCGGGATGAAACAAGGGGATCAGGGTGGCCGCAAACGAGGGCCGCAAGAACCGTGAACGGCGTACGCGCACCGTTCCGTCATCATCGTCCAAGGTACGTCGATGCTTGCCGGATCGCGAGCGGGACGCGGGAACGCGGCGGCACGGGCATCAGTCGGCGAACTCCCGGCCGGGGTCGGGCTGGCACCGGCGTACGGGCCGGGGATCCGGCTCGCCCGAGTCTCCCACCCAGCAGTCACCGCGGAGAGAGCAGTAGCAGATGCGCAGGGAAACGCGGTCGTCCTGCATGACCGTCCAGAACGCGGCCGCCTCAGGCCCGGCGGGAAGCCGCAGCAGTTCCACCTCGGCTCCGGGAAGCACCACGGTTCCCGGGCCCAGGCTGCTGTACACCAGGGCGGGGGGAGCCGGAAGGCCGGTGGCGGCCTTCACCACCGCGGACCACGAGCGGTGCGGCTGCCCGTCCACGCTCACCTGAAAGGAGCGCACCAGCGCCGGGCCCATCCCCCCGTTGCGAACCGTGCGGACGTACGGCTGCCCCGGCGTCATGCGGTTGCTCTGCGAAAGATGGGGCCACACGGAAATCTTGAGCTGCTCGCGCTGCATGTAGGCCGCGTAGGCCGACACCAGCACCGCCGCGACCGCCGCCACGATGGCGCACAGGGAGATCAGGCGGTCGGCACGGTCGCCGGAGTCGCGCCTGCTCAATCCTCGTCCTTCGGCAGCACGATCGCCACCCCATCGCCCTGCCTGCGCATTACGGGCAGGATCATGGGGACGGGCGCGGCAGCCAGTTCGCGCATCATCTCATCCACGGATGAGTAGCCGCTCAGGCGGCGCAGGGTGTGGACGGTGGGCGGCAGCATCTTGAGCGCC from Longimicrobium terrae encodes:
- a CDS encoding sigma 54-interacting transcriptional regulator — encoded protein: MTQRPTTLGALRAAGYRPRSVKAEIRDNLVARLKAGGPLFPGIVGYEDSVVPSLVNAVLSRHNFILLGLRGQAKSRILRQLATLLDPEIPVLAGSEVNDDPFAPISKHGRQLIEQAGDDAPIEWIGPDRRYVEKLATPDVTVADLIGDMDPIRAARGGHLLSDELTINFGLLPRANRGIFAINELPDLSGKVQVGLFNVLQEGDIQIKGYPVRLPLDVMLVFSANPEDYTARGKIITPLKDRIGAEILTHYPRSAEEGMEITANEAWVNRADSSPVSIPPFVSELVERVAFLARGDKRIDRRSGVSQRMPITVLETAVSNAERRALLAGEDRILPRVADVYAAMPSITGKMELEYEGELQGSEAIARDLIAAAAREVFDRVWDVDMLDTVIEHFDRGGVLQISDGASAEACMKGLRGVPGLAEALEEAGMMQTDDVPMTVAAAELLLEGLAAHRRISRAESGAYGRAKPERKGKKGKGDGGFTFGDDMFS